Proteins found in one Deltaproteobacteria bacterium genomic segment:
- a CDS encoding YgiT-type zinc finger protein, with the protein MKPFEKCPVCGGEVVERDVEKLLRGGVHTAAVRVRAEVCLRCGERLYAEETIRRFETIRGKLERNQTADFEPLGQSFQVAEG; encoded by the coding sequence ATGAAGCCATTCGAAAAGTGTCCCGTGTGCGGTGGTGAGGTAGTGGAGAGAGACGTCGAGAAGCTGTTGCGCGGAGGGGTTCACACGGCCGCGGTGCGCGTTCGGGCCGAGGTGTGCCTGCGGTGCGGCGAACGTTTGTACGCCGAAGAAACGATCCGGCGCTTTGAAACAATTCGCGGGAAGCTTGAGAGAAACCAAACGGCCGATTTCGAGCCCCTAGGCCAGTCATTTCAGGTGGCGGAGGGCTGA
- a CDS encoding DUF4258 domain-containing protein: MRLLDIIEAIDGPLFRVTDHADEETHADGLTLDEICFSVRHGEIIEEYPADRPYPSCLVYGRAIGENPVHSVWAYNAAARWAVLVTVYRPDPDRWIEWRQRRR; encoded by the coding sequence ATGCGTTTGCTCGACATCATCGAGGCGATCGACGGGCCTCTTTTTCGGGTTACCGACCACGCGGACGAAGAGACGCACGCGGATGGGCTGACACTTGATGAAATCTGTTTCTCGGTCCGTCACGGGGAGATCATCGAGGAGTACCCGGCTGACCGGCCGTATCCGAGCTGTCTCGTGTATGGAAGAGCCATCGGCGAAAACCCCGTGCACAGCGTGTGGGCCTACAACGCGGCAGCTCGGTGGGCCGTGTTGGTGACGGTGTATCGCCCCGATCCCGATCGCTGGATTGAGTGGCGCCAACGAAGGAGGTGA
- a CDS encoding type II toxin-antitoxin system VapC family toxin → MKRAVVDGGGFFALRVRDDRHHAQAAALFQLADDERWALVTTNVVIIEAYSLFLARSRGGPRDAVKFLDALRDTRCRIERIRPRDEERAIALVRAHEDKSYSLCDALSFVVMERLGIKEAIAFDRHFSEYGRFTIP, encoded by the coding sequence GTGAAGCGTGCCGTTGTCGATGGCGGCGGATTCTTCGCGTTGCGGGTGCGCGACGATCGCCACCACGCACAAGCGGCAGCGTTGTTTCAGCTTGCGGACGACGAACGGTGGGCCTTGGTGACAACCAACGTCGTGATCATCGAAGCGTATTCGCTGTTTCTCGCGCGCTCCCGCGGTGGTCCGCGTGATGCCGTCAAGTTTCTCGACGCCTTGCGCGATACCCGTTGCCGGATCGAACGGATTCGTCCCAGAGACGAGGAGCGTGCGATCGCACTCGTGCGTGCCCACGAAGACAAGAGCTACTCCCTCTGCGATGCGTTGAGCTTCGTTGTTATGGAGCGCCTCGGTATCAAAGAGGCGATCGCCTTCGATCGGCACTTCAGCGAGTATGGGCGCTTCACCATCCCGTAG